The following coding sequences are from one Kallotenue papyrolyticum window:
- a CDS encoding endonuclease/exonuclease/phosphatase family protein produces the protein MPRLSTRLQQRLARLTYRLRPEQPSEGLEYIQIASGAQQTHFPTQTPLTVVVWNTFKGRRERYYDVLAAQAGDADLILLQEFRHDPTLEAAHQQLFAERDAGMVVGFYTQANHTAPTGVCTISSARAMRTIFLLSRYREPVTRTPKTAICTYYCFGGEQQPPEEALVVLNSHGINFRLRRPFLDQMLQFEAQLRHHRGPMILVGDFNTWERGRVRILEELAGTLGLQAVRFPPGVKTFRGHELDRVYVRGGEVRQPRVVVDRLASDHSMLAFQLVLW, from the coding sequence ATGCCGCGGCTATCAACGCGCTTGCAGCAGCGCCTAGCGAGGTTGACCTACCGGCTACGCCCGGAACAGCCCTCCGAAGGTCTGGAATATATCCAGATCGCCTCCGGCGCGCAGCAGACCCACTTTCCCACCCAGACACCGCTGACGGTGGTGGTCTGGAATACGTTCAAAGGGCGCCGCGAGCGCTACTACGATGTACTGGCGGCGCAGGCCGGCGATGCCGATCTGATCCTGCTGCAGGAGTTTCGTCACGATCCGACCCTGGAGGCCGCGCACCAGCAGCTGTTTGCCGAGCGTGACGCCGGGATGGTAGTGGGCTTCTATACGCAAGCCAACCATACGGCACCGACCGGCGTGTGTACCATTTCGTCGGCGCGCGCCATGCGCACGATCTTCCTGCTGTCGCGCTACCGCGAGCCGGTGACGCGCACGCCAAAGACCGCAATCTGCACCTACTACTGCTTCGGTGGCGAGCAGCAGCCGCCGGAGGAGGCGCTGGTCGTGCTGAATAGTCATGGCATCAACTTTCGTCTGCGGCGCCCGTTCCTGGATCAGATGCTACAGTTCGAGGCGCAGCTGCGCCACCATCGCGGTCCGATGATTCTGGTCGGTGATTTCAACACCTGGGAGCGGGGACGGGTGCGCATTCTGGAAGAGCTGGCGGGCACTCTGGGGCTGCAGGCGGTGCGCTTTCCGCCGGGTGTCAAAACCTTTCGTGGGCATGAGCTGGATCGGGTCTACGTGCGGGGTGGCGAGGTCCGGCAGCCGCGCGTGGTTGTGGATCGGCTGGCGTCAGATCATAGCATGCTCGCGTTTCAGTTGGTGTTGTGGTAG
- a CDS encoding diguanylate cyclase domain-containing protein: MPNQTSAADQPNIEHFVHAALRPVAAALSGLYFVFSLSHALLLPGSQAMLLSALALATCLICALVAWRARRLAPRWAHPLAVALSGLVLLNSVTHLALSHTPRQSTNIALLIVGAGCFLLSLRWLAVVIGAAWCAWLAVVLTHWQPDLTPTWLHFGFMLASATLIALLAARERIRALSQLAHLRLADRQHLQQLQQALTALHGNEERFRALVHNATDMITVLDARGNICFASPSVERILGYPPHVLIGKRALRLIHPHDRIAALASFNHILHHPRASFTLEYRFQHANGEWIYLESRGVNLLDQSQVGGLVINSRDITERKCIEEALRERERQLRQVIETINAIPWELNLTTSRFTYVGPQSLTMLGYSPQEWTDLDFWTSLIHPDDRAIALRTCQIATQRGEDHAFEYRMLTADGRVLWVRDIVTVVKDIEGPRALRGVIVDITERRLAEQQLEQRAWRDELTGLANRAALLQHLEQRLERARHAPHDSFAVLFLDLDNFKQINDRYGHLIGDELLQQFAMRLQAQLAADDLAARLGGDEFVIVVQWVTSLHEASTIAERLLTALRQPFMIDGQIIRVTPSIGVALADGTTPQVLDVLREADIALYRAKAHGKACYAIFQPSAEVLP, translated from the coding sequence ATGCCAAACCAGACATCGGCTGCCGATCAACCGAATATCGAGCATTTTGTGCACGCCGCGCTCAGGCCGGTAGCAGCGGCGTTGAGTGGCCTGTACTTCGTCTTTTCGCTGAGCCATGCCCTCTTGCTGCCCGGATCACAGGCCATGCTGCTGAGCGCGCTGGCGCTGGCGACCTGCCTGATCTGCGCGCTGGTTGCCTGGCGGGCGCGTCGTCTCGCGCCTCGCTGGGCCCACCCCCTGGCGGTCGCGCTGAGCGGCCTGGTCTTGCTCAACAGCGTTACGCACCTCGCCCTCAGCCACACGCCCCGCCAGAGCACCAACATTGCGCTGCTGATCGTGGGCGCTGGCTGCTTCCTGCTCTCGCTGCGCTGGCTCGCCGTCGTGATTGGCGCTGCCTGGTGCGCGTGGCTCGCGGTTGTGCTCACACATTGGCAACCCGATCTCACGCCGACCTGGCTGCACTTCGGCTTTATGCTGGCAAGCGCCACGCTGATCGCCCTGCTGGCCGCCCGCGAGCGCATTCGCGCACTTTCGCAGCTCGCCCACCTGAGGCTAGCCGACCGCCAGCATCTCCAGCAATTACAGCAGGCCCTCACAGCGCTGCATGGCAACGAGGAGCGCTTCCGCGCGCTGGTGCACAACGCCACCGACATGATCACCGTGCTGGATGCACGGGGTAACATCTGTTTCGCCAGCCCGTCAGTTGAGCGCATTCTGGGCTATCCACCCCACGTGTTGATCGGCAAGCGCGCGTTAAGGCTGATCCACCCCCACGACCGCATCGCCGCGCTGGCCTCCTTCAACCACATTCTGCATCATCCGCGCGCCAGTTTCACGCTGGAGTACCGCTTCCAGCACGCCAACGGTGAATGGATCTATCTGGAATCACGTGGCGTCAATCTGCTGGATCAATCACAGGTCGGCGGCCTGGTGATCAACTCGCGGGACATCACCGAACGCAAATGCATTGAAGAAGCGCTGCGCGAACGGGAGCGTCAGTTGCGCCAGGTGATCGAAACGATCAACGCCATTCCCTGGGAATTGAACCTGACCACTAGTCGCTTCACCTATGTCGGCCCGCAGTCGTTGACGATGCTCGGCTATTCGCCACAGGAGTGGACCGATCTCGACTTCTGGACCAGCTTGATCCATCCCGATGACCGCGCCATCGCGCTGCGCACCTGTCAGATCGCGACGCAGCGCGGCGAGGACCATGCCTTTGAGTACCGCATGCTGACGGCTGATGGCCGCGTGCTGTGGGTGCGCGATATCGTCACCGTCGTCAAAGATATCGAGGGGCCGCGCGCGCTGCGCGGGGTGATCGTCGATATCACCGAGCGCCGGCTGGCCGAGCAACAGCTCGAACAGCGCGCCTGGCGCGATGAGCTGACCGGCCTGGCCAACCGCGCCGCGCTGCTGCAACACCTCGAACAGCGCCTGGAGCGCGCACGCCACGCACCGCACGACAGCTTCGCGGTGCTGTTCTTGGACCTGGACAACTTCAAACAGATCAATGATCGCTATGGTCACCTAATCGGTGACGAGCTGCTCCAGCAGTTCGCCATGCGTCTGCAGGCTCAGCTTGCAGCCGACGATCTGGCAGCACGGCTGGGCGGCGATGAGTTTGTGATCGTGGTTCAGTGGGTAACCAGCCTGCACGAAGCGTCGACGATTGCCGAGCGGCTGCTGACGGCGCTGCGCCAGCCGTTCATGATCGATGGACAGATCATCAGAGTCACGCCCAGCATCGGCGTGGCGCTGGCCGATGGTACAACGCCGCAGGTGCTGGACGTGCTGCGCGAGGCCGACATCGCCTTGTATCGCGCCAAAGCCCATGGCAAGGCCTGCTACGCGATCTTTCAGCCATCGGCGGAGGTGCTGCCCTGA
- a CDS encoding AI-2E family transporter translates to MQRTERITYGQVAGATALVLATLTVLYVTYRLSAVVLLFILSVVVAAALREPMLRLQRRGLPRSLAVLLLYLLIIATIGLLTLLIGNRIVTELERAGQHLPVVYDSLIMRWSTRGAEWQQMIAARLPLTPELLSAIEQNGAQIAWRVLGATYGVINILISLAAILTLTFYWLMDEDRFLRLWLLLLPVQQRVVARNVWRDIETRVGTFVRSEAVQFVLTLVLLWLGLSALGLAYPATWALYGAIVQLIPWVGIPLTLLPALIVLLSEGLPVALGAIILIIAVGLLMDQGIERRMGATGMVHPIVSIVALMVLGELAGLPGMLIALPLAATVQAVLSQLLAINTSGRGGMPSIYATQLAALRERLQQIAAAIPREGERRRTMESLVQRVEGLLTMTEQEVLQRAAEPATRRMPAGDAQPRQPSGTRRR, encoded by the coding sequence ATGCAGCGAACCGAACGCATCACCTATGGTCAGGTGGCCGGCGCCACCGCCCTGGTGCTCGCCACACTGACCGTGCTGTATGTTACCTACCGCCTGAGCGCGGTCGTGCTGCTGTTCATCCTCTCGGTGGTGGTCGCAGCAGCGCTGCGCGAGCCGATGCTGCGCCTGCAACGCCGCGGGCTGCCGCGGAGCCTGGCCGTGCTGTTGCTGTACCTGTTGATCATTGCCACTATTGGTCTGTTGACCTTGCTGATCGGCAACCGCATCGTGACCGAGCTGGAACGCGCCGGCCAGCACCTGCCGGTGGTGTACGACTCGCTGATTATGCGCTGGTCAACGCGCGGCGCGGAATGGCAACAGATGATCGCCGCACGCCTGCCGTTAACGCCGGAGCTGCTCAGCGCCATCGAGCAAAACGGCGCGCAGATCGCCTGGCGCGTACTGGGCGCGACCTATGGCGTGATCAACATCCTGATCTCGCTGGCGGCGATCTTGACCCTGACCTTTTACTGGCTGATGGACGAGGACCGTTTTCTGCGGCTCTGGTTGTTGCTGCTGCCGGTTCAGCAGCGCGTGGTGGCGCGCAACGTCTGGCGCGACATCGAAACCCGGGTCGGCACCTTTGTGCGCTCCGAGGCGGTGCAGTTTGTGCTAACACTGGTGCTGCTGTGGCTGGGCCTCTCGGCGCTGGGCCTGGCCTACCCGGCGACCTGGGCGCTCTACGGTGCGATCGTGCAGTTGATCCCCTGGGTCGGTATTCCGCTGACGCTCTTGCCGGCGCTGATCGTGCTGCTCAGCGAGGGTCTGCCTGTGGCGCTGGGCGCAATCATCCTGATCATCGCCGTGGGGCTGCTCATGGATCAGGGCATCGAGCGGCGCATGGGTGCGACCGGCATGGTCCATCCGATCGTCTCGATCGTGGCGTTGATGGTGCTGGGCGAGCTCGCCGGTCTGCCGGGCATGCTGATCGCGCTGCCGCTGGCGGCGACCGTACAGGCGGTACTCAGCCAGCTGCTCGCGATCAACACCAGTGGACGCGGCGGCATGCCCTCGATCTACGCCACGCAGCTCGCGGCGCTGCGCGAACGCCTGCAGCAGATCGCCGCTGCGATCCCGCGCGAGGGCGAGCGCCGGCGCACCATGGAAAGTCTGGTGCAGCGCGTGGAGGGCCTGCTGACGATGACCGAGCAGGAGGTGCTGCAGCGCGCGGCGGAGCCGGCCACTCGCCGCATGCCCGCCGGCGACGCTCAACCCCGGCAGCCGAGCGGCACCAGGCGCCGCTGA
- a CDS encoding cob(I)yrinic acid a,c-diamide adenosyltransferase, giving the protein MLYTRRGDDGYTDLLGGGRVPKEHLRIHALGDIDEATSAIGLGRALARDPETQRTLLHVQKDLYLLMADLATVAGRMAGQPRLTEAAVARLEEIIATVEPRATLPREFVAPGDSVAGAALDVARTVVRRAERTVTHLLHTDEGANRAMVSYLNRLSSLLFALARLEDHAAGAQPTISKAIEE; this is encoded by the coding sequence ATGCTGTACACGCGACGCGGCGATGATGGCTACACCGACCTGCTGGGCGGCGGGCGCGTGCCCAAGGAGCACCTGCGCATCCATGCGCTGGGCGATATTGATGAAGCAACATCGGCGATCGGCCTGGGGCGCGCACTGGCGCGCGACCCAGAAACGCAGCGCACGCTGCTCCACGTGCAGAAGGATTTGTACCTGCTGATGGCCGATCTGGCGACGGTGGCGGGCCGTATGGCCGGGCAGCCGCGTCTGACCGAGGCGGCGGTCGCGCGGCTGGAGGAGATCATTGCGACGGTCGAGCCACGCGCGACGCTGCCGCGCGAGTTTGTGGCGCCGGGCGATAGCGTGGCCGGTGCCGCGTTGGATGTGGCGCGCACCGTGGTGCGCCGCGCCGAACGCACGGTGACGCACCTGTTGCACACCGACGAGGGCGCCAACCGCGCCATGGTCAGCTACCTCAACCGACTCTCATCGCTGCTCTTCGCGCTGGCGCGGCTGGAGGATCATGCTGCCGGCGCGCAGCCGACGATCAGCAAGGCGATCGAGGAGTAG
- a CDS encoding rhodanese-like domain-containing protein, with translation MTQRLPFKQATPREIKQRLDAGDDLLLIDVREPEEVRIVALSGAQLCPLSQAALWIDRLPHDRELVLFCHHGGRSAQVAWALAQRGYTNVTNLEGGIDRWAVEVDPSLPRY, from the coding sequence ATGACGCAACGCTTGCCCTTCAAGCAGGCCACGCCGCGTGAGATCAAACAGCGTCTGGACGCAGGCGACGACCTGTTGCTGATCGACGTGCGCGAGCCAGAAGAAGTGCGCATCGTCGCGCTGTCGGGTGCGCAGCTCTGCCCACTGAGCCAGGCGGCGCTCTGGATCGATCGCCTGCCGCACGACCGAGAACTGGTCTTGTTCTGCCACCATGGCGGGCGCAGTGCGCAGGTTGCCTGGGCGCTGGCGCAGCGCGGCTACACCAACGTCACCAACTTGGAGGGCGGCATCGACCGCTGGGCCGTAGAGGTCGATCCGTCCCTACCGCGCTACTGA
- a CDS encoding PPC domain-containing protein, whose product MRLAQLHVRVLISLAFTVFLGAVAMLPRTSGPVLARPVAVGSPQLTPAASTRSTTPGTLVTHDFTLRNVGDTSDTFRIEIVDQQPIPGATANKNVGDTVVLSVNGQISIQVTVTIPSQAQVGAQDVRALRVTAQSSGSQVQAILTTTVVAATPTPTISPTPTGTPGPTPTPGPLCLDSFEPDNQPAQAKELRPDQPQTRAICPRGDEDWLVFGGVAGKVYTIDVTAMSNGLDLTLSLYDATGNLLAFNNDFPRNNNPYDIRPRIQSWRAPANGNYYIKVRDDAGRGDRNLTYTIELQSEAYGPTPTLIAEVCLDLFEPDGLPAQARLITIREIQPNKRFCPAGDADWVRFFAKAGTTYVLRTESQNRAGADPVLILVDRDGATLLDFNDDAGGTLDARIEFTPEVDGYYYAQAKNVGDVGNQFIIYDLILEPSGAPVQPVTPVPTRAVGTPTVAPGMGTPTPTLSGTPGTATATPTPTPTSSTGYSSGLDQLKGAPPFVNGPRADFVDPALRQVWERTDLLVATRKVDRSWMWGPSGLVARAEVYAQADGGVRQVQYFDKARMEITDWRRDRNNPWFVTNGLLVKELIEGQVQLGDSEFLARTPAAIAIAGDADDPNAPTYASLARHTAAVGNRVGQIATATLRRDGQTGTTAARPEATLVYYVPETGHNIPRVFWEFLNARGPIGDGSRSDVLVDWVFAMGYPISEPFWTRVKVGGVERDVLVQAFQRRVLTYTPANPAGWQVEMGNVGRHYYLWRYGRQP is encoded by the coding sequence ATGCGTCTCGCGCAACTCCACGTTCGAGTCCTCATCTCCCTTGCCTTTACGGTGTTCCTGGGCGCGGTGGCCATGTTGCCACGTACGAGCGGGCCGGTCCTGGCGCGGCCGGTGGCAGTGGGTTCGCCGCAATTGACCCCTGCCGCTTCGACCCGCAGCACCACGCCAGGCACGCTGGTGACGCATGATTTCACCCTGCGCAACGTCGGCGACACCTCTGATACATTCCGGATCGAGATTGTTGATCAGCAACCGATTCCTGGCGCGACCGCCAACAAAAATGTGGGCGATACCGTTGTCCTGTCGGTCAACGGCCAGATCTCGATACAGGTGACGGTGACGATCCCGTCCCAGGCCCAGGTAGGCGCTCAAGACGTTCGGGCGTTGCGCGTGACGGCCCAGAGCAGCGGTTCGCAGGTCCAGGCGATTTTGACTACCACGGTCGTGGCTGCCACGCCCACGCCGACGATTTCCCCCACGCCCACCGGCACGCCTGGGCCGACGCCCACGCCCGGCCCGCTGTGTCTCGACAGCTTCGAACCCGACAATCAGCCGGCGCAGGCCAAGGAGCTGCGTCCGGATCAGCCGCAGACGCGCGCGATCTGTCCGCGCGGCGACGAAGACTGGCTCGTCTTCGGCGGGGTGGCCGGCAAGGTCTATACCATCGACGTGACGGCGATGAGCAACGGCCTGGACCTCACGCTTAGCCTGTATGATGCCACCGGTAATCTGCTGGCCTTCAACAACGATTTTCCGCGCAACAACAATCCCTACGACATCCGTCCGCGCATCCAGTCCTGGCGCGCGCCGGCGAACGGCAACTACTACATCAAGGTGCGCGATGATGCCGGCCGCGGTGACCGCAACCTGACCTACACCATCGAGCTGCAGAGCGAAGCCTATGGGCCAACGCCCACGCTGATTGCGGAGGTCTGTCTCGATCTGTTCGAGCCCGATGGCCTGCCTGCCCAGGCCCGGCTGATCACCATTCGCGAGATTCAACCGAACAAGCGCTTCTGCCCCGCCGGCGACGCCGACTGGGTACGCTTCTTCGCCAAGGCCGGCACGACCTATGTGTTGCGCACCGAGAGTCAGAACCGTGCCGGTGCCGATCCGGTGCTGATCCTGGTGGACCGTGACGGCGCGACCTTGTTGGACTTCAACGACGATGCCGGCGGCACGCTCGATGCGCGCATCGAGTTCACGCCGGAGGTGGATGGCTATTACTATGCCCAGGCCAAGAACGTCGGCGATGTCGGCAACCAATTCATCATCTACGACCTGATCCTGGAGCCGTCGGGCGCGCCGGTGCAACCGGTCACGCCCGTGCCGACGCGCGCCGTGGGTACGCCCACCGTTGCACCTGGAATGGGCACGCCCACGCCCACGCTGAGCGGCACGCCCGGTACGGCGACGGCGACACCCACGCCGACGCCCACGAGTAGCACCGGCTATTCCAGTGGCCTGGACCAGCTCAAGGGCGCCCCGCCCTTTGTCAACGGTCCGCGCGCCGATTTTGTCGATCCGGCGCTGCGCCAGGTTTGGGAACGCACCGATCTGCTGGTCGCCACGCGCAAGGTCGATCGCTCCTGGATGTGGGGGCCGAGCGGCCTGGTGGCGCGCGCCGAAGTCTATGCCCAGGCAGATGGCGGCGTGCGCCAGGTGCAGTACTTCGACAAGGCGCGCATGGAGATCACCGACTGGCGGCGTGATCGCAACAATCCCTGGTTTGTCACCAACGGCCTGCTGGTCAAGGAGCTGATCGAGGGTCAGGTGCAGCTCGGTGATAGCGAGTTTCTGGCGCGCACACCGGCGGCGATTGCCATCGCCGGCGACGCGGACGATCCCAACGCGCCGACCTATGCCAGTCTGGCACGCCATACGGCAGCGGTGGGCAACCGTGTCGGTCAGATCGCAACGGCGACGCTGCGCCGCGACGGCCAGACCGGCACGACCGCTGCGCGACCAGAGGCCACGCTGGTGTACTATGTGCCCGAAACCGGCCACAACATTCCGCGCGTCTTTTGGGAGTTTCTCAACGCGCGCGGTCCGATCGGCGATGGCTCGCGCAGCGATGTGCTAGTGGACTGGGTCTTTGCCATGGGCTATCCCATCAGCGAGCCGTTTTGGACGCGGGTCAAGGTGGGCGGCGTCGAGCGCGACGTGCTGGTGCAAGCCTTTCAGCGCCGGGTGCTGACCTATACGCCCGCCAACCCGGCAGGCTGGCAGGTCGAAATGGGCAATGTTGGCCGGCACTACTATCTGTGGCGCTACGGCCGTCAGCCCTAA
- the erpA gene encoding iron-sulfur cluster insertion protein ErpA encodes MATIPLVDTTPVLTLSPTASEKLLGLMREKQLENHALRVFVAGGGCSGLQYGMTFDEETHPGDTEFEVNGLKVRIDPMSLRYVKGASIDYQDSLMGGGFKIDNPNAVSACGCGSSFRPREEESYEDTYDDSAAYGGCGSGCGCGGF; translated from the coding sequence ATGGCGACGATCCCGCTGGTAGATACGACGCCGGTGTTGACGCTTTCGCCCACCGCTAGCGAGAAGCTGCTTGGGTTGATGCGCGAGAAGCAGCTTGAGAACCACGCCCTGCGCGTGTTTGTGGCGGGTGGCGGCTGCTCCGGCCTGCAATATGGCATGACCTTTGACGAAGAGACCCATCCGGGCGATACCGAGTTCGAGGTCAACGGCCTCAAGGTGCGCATCGACCCGATGAGCCTGCGCTATGTCAAGGGCGCCAGCATCGACTATCAGGACTCGCTGATGGGCGGCGGTTTTAAGATCGATAATCCCAACGCCGTCTCGGCCTGTGGTTGTGGCTCGTCCTTCCGCCCGCGCGAGGAGGAGAGCTACGAGGACACGTATGACGACAGCGCCGCGTATGGTGGCTGCGGCAGTGGCTGCGGCTGCGGCGGCTTCTAA
- a CDS encoding endonuclease III domain-containing protein: MDDATEAAKHPSAAPAEPLQARALEMYQRLLQTYGHRPLVPRREPMHELISTILSHRTTGRNEELAYQRMIARFGSWEAIRDAPVDELTAAIAPANYAEQKAPRIKEVLRRIIAERGAPTLDFLRAMPLSDAMAWLTALPGVGPKTASLVLLFCFGRPVLPVDTHVHRVTQRVGLIGPKVDAAAAHALLLRLLPPDPELLFNFHINTLRHGQRVCVWGTPRCSRCVLTDLCDYYLAGRPRA; encoded by the coding sequence GTGGACGATGCCACCGAGGCCGCCAAGCACCCGTCTGCCGCGCCGGCCGAGCCGCTGCAGGCCAGAGCGCTGGAGATGTACCAACGCCTGCTGCAAACCTACGGCCACCGCCCGCTGGTGCCGCGTCGTGAGCCGATGCACGAGCTGATCTCGACGATCCTGTCGCACCGCACCACCGGGCGCAACGAAGAGCTGGCCTACCAGCGCATGATCGCGCGCTTTGGCTCGTGGGAGGCGATCCGCGACGCGCCGGTAGACGAGCTGACCGCGGCGATCGCCCCCGCCAACTACGCCGAGCAGAAAGCGCCGCGCATCAAGGAGGTGCTGCGGCGCATCATCGCCGAGCGCGGCGCGCCCACGCTCGACTTCCTGCGCGCCATGCCGCTGTCCGACGCCATGGCTTGGCTGACCGCGCTGCCGGGCGTCGGGCCCAAAACCGCCTCGCTGGTGCTGCTCTTCTGCTTTGGACGACCCGTGCTGCCCGTGGATACGCATGTCCACCGCGTCACGCAGCGCGTGGGCCTGATCGGCCCAAAGGTGGACGCCGCTGCTGCCCATGCGCTGCTGCTGCGTCTGTTGCCGCCCGATCCGGAGCTGCTGTTCAACTTCCACATCAACACCCTGCGCCATGGCCAGCGCGTCTGCGTGTGGGGCACGCCGCGCTGCTCGCGCTGCGTGCTGACCGATCTCTGCGACTACTATCTGGCCGGGCGGCCACGCGCTTGA
- a CDS encoding DUF309 domain-containing protein produces MDVPADYHRGVVLFNAGHFWHAHEAWEALWRATDDPQLRLFYQGLIQTAAALVHWQRGNLRGLRRNWAKARAKLALLPSPLLDLDLQAVLAAMDTLVAADGQGLPPQLQLADC; encoded by the coding sequence ATGGACGTTCCCGCCGACTACCACCGTGGCGTGGTGCTCTTTAATGCCGGTCACTTCTGGCATGCCCACGAGGCGTGGGAAGCGCTGTGGCGCGCCACGGATGATCCCCAGCTGCGCCTCTTCTATCAAGGTCTGATCCAGACCGCTGCGGCGCTGGTGCACTGGCAACGCGGCAATCTACGTGGCCTGCGCCGCAACTGGGCCAAGGCGCGCGCCAAACTGGCGCTGCTGCCCTCGCCGCTGCTGGATCTCGATCTCCAGGCGGTACTGGCGGCCATGGACACGCTGGTCGCTGCCGACGGCCAGGGCCTACCGCCACAGCTCCAGCTCGCCGACTGCTGA
- a CDS encoding phosphatase PAP2 family protein, producing the protein MSQLELIRVLQDAWTPWLTVLMAAITTLGGPVVYLFVAPVVFWLWSTRQGYRFLVLVLVAIWLNSVLKDGAAALVSDRGPLYATRPYLFAPEIRTCRSVPLFEAQALLARLCREEESFAFPSGHAQASIVFWGYLALVVRRRWVSILALVAVLLIGLSRVYLGQHWPSDVVGGWLIGAALVALGVWLFRRGQRHARSFNRVLLALVLCWAPLLVWFDPDPTFNRARALGLLVGGSLGYLVQMRWVPFSPHASWPRQVLKLLIGLGSVAALYLALSRLLPELSLTRFAVTVLVGVWALAGVPWLFTRLWPSAARGAAAGDLLVSAD; encoded by the coding sequence ATGTCGCAATTGGAGCTGATCCGTGTGCTGCAGGACGCCTGGACGCCCTGGCTCACCGTGCTGATGGCTGCGATTACCACCCTGGGTGGGCCGGTGGTGTACCTGTTTGTTGCGCCGGTGGTCTTCTGGCTATGGAGCACGCGGCAGGGCTATCGCTTTTTGGTGCTGGTGCTCGTTGCGATCTGGCTCAACAGCGTGCTCAAGGACGGAGCCGCAGCTCTTGTGTCGGATCGCGGACCGCTGTATGCGACCCGGCCCTACCTCTTCGCGCCCGAGATCCGCACCTGCCGCAGCGTGCCGCTGTTTGAGGCCCAGGCGCTGCTGGCACGCCTGTGCCGTGAGGAGGAAAGCTTTGCCTTTCCAAGCGGCCATGCCCAGGCCAGCATCGTCTTCTGGGGCTACCTGGCGCTGGTGGTGCGCCGGCGCTGGGTCTCGATCCTGGCGCTGGTGGCAGTGCTGCTGATCGGGCTGTCGCGCGTGTATCTGGGCCAGCACTGGCCCAGCGATGTCGTGGGCGGTTGGCTGATCGGGGCGGCGCTGGTGGCCCTCGGTGTCTGGCTCTTCCGGCGCGGGCAGCGTCACGCGCGTAGCTTCAACCGGGTGTTGCTGGCGTTGGTGTTGTGCTGGGCGCCGCTGCTGGTCTGGTTCGATCCCGATCCAACCTTCAACCGCGCGCGCGCGCTGGGCCTGCTGGTAGGTGGCAGCCTGGGCTACCTGGTGCAGATGCGTTGGGTGCCCTTCTCGCCACATGCGTCCTGGCCGCGGCAGGTGCTCAAACTGCTGATCGGACTGGGCAGTGTTGCCGCGCTCTACCTGGCGCTGAGCCGTCTGTTGCCGGAGCTGAGCCTGACCAGGTTCGCGGTGACGGTGCTGGTGGGCGTGTGGGCGCTGGCGGGCGTGCCCTGGCTCTTCACGCGCCTGTGGCCGTCCGCAGCACGCGGCGCCGCCGCCGGCGATCTGCTCGTGTCGGCGGATTGA
- a CDS encoding DedA family protein gives MVSWIEQLITTLGYAGIALLMFVANFIPFFPSDLIMPFAGFVASQGKLSLLGVTLAGTLGSVAGQLPLYYLGRWLGSRPLPAWLQRHGRWFGFTPQALARAQRWFDKHGALAVLICRLIPTMRALISLPAGMARMALGRFMLYSTIGIGLWTLLVTALGFSLGRHYTKAAGYLETLTVVALALLLALAGAWWLTRRQSRQPQPKRSRQDHGG, from the coding sequence ATGGTCTCCTGGATCGAGCAACTGATCACCACGCTGGGCTATGCCGGCATTGCGCTGCTGATGTTTGTGGCCAATTTCATCCCGTTTTTTCCTTCCGATCTGATCATGCCCTTCGCCGGCTTCGTCGCCAGCCAGGGTAAACTCTCGTTGCTCGGCGTCACCCTGGCCGGGACGCTCGGCTCCGTCGCGGGCCAGCTCCCGCTCTACTACCTGGGGCGCTGGCTAGGCAGTCGACCGCTGCCGGCCTGGCTCCAGCGGCATGGACGCTGGTTTGGCTTCACGCCACAGGCACTGGCGCGCGCGCAGCGCTGGTTCGACAAGCACGGAGCATTGGCGGTGCTGATCTGTCGGCTGATCCCTACCATGCGCGCGCTGATCTCGCTGCCGGCGGGCATGGCCCGCATGGCCCTGGGACGCTTCATGCTGTATTCAACGATCGGGATCGGCCTGTGGACGCTGCTGGTCACGGCGCTGGGCTTCTCCCTGGGACGGCACTACACCAAAGCCGCCGGCTACCTGGAGACGCTTACGGTGGTGGCGCTGGCGTTGCTGCTGGCACTGGCCGGCGCTTGGTGGCTGACGCGCAGGCAGAGCCGTCAACCACAGCCGAAACGCTCCAGGCAGGATCACGGCGGCTAG